In the genome of Xenopus laevis strain J_2021 chromosome 1S, Xenopus_laevis_v10.1, whole genome shotgun sequence, one region contains:
- the sdsl.S gene encoding serine dehydratase like S homeolog translates to MDFAEQAPFHIVTPLKESRALSKLAGTEVLMKLENVQPAGSFKIRGIGHYCQKLAKKGCTRFVCSSGGNAGLAAAYACRGLNLPATIVVPQSTGADIVQKLQDLGADVVIIGKVWDDADAHAHQLTETPGSVYISPFNHPLVWEGHSSLVCELKASLGSQKPGALVVSVGGGGLLAGLAEGLKKVGWSDIPIIAMETKGAHCLNAALEAGKPISLPDITSVAKCLGAKTVCDRAFECTREHNVISITVDDREAIRAVEMFLDDELIFVEPACGAALAAVYSGHIQRLQQEGILKTPLDPIVMVVCGGSSISISQLKHFKSQLNMN, encoded by the exons ATGGATTTTGCAGAGCAAGCTCCTTTTCATATTGTCACTCCTCTGAAAGAGAGTCGTGCTTTATCCAAATTGGCTGGGACTGAAGTTCTCATGAAACTGGAAAATGTTCAGCCTGCAGGGTCTTTCAAGATACGTGGGATTGGACACTATTGTCAGAAG CTTGCGAAGAAAGGCTGCACGAGGTTTGTCTGTTCCTCAG GGGGTAATGCTGGGCTTGCAGCAGCTTATGCTTGTAGGGGACTGAACCTCCCAGCAACCATTGTTGTTCCACAAAGTACTGGAGCAGATATTGTACAGAAGCTGCAGGATCTGGGAGCTGATGTTGTGATAATTGGAAAG GTCTGGGATGATGCTGATGCACATGCTCACCAGCTGACTGAAACTCCTGGCAGTGTGTATATCTCTCCATTTAACCATCCTCTCGTCTG ggaaggCCACTCCAGCCTTGTGTGTGAACTAAAGGCCTCTTTGGGTTCTCAGAAGCCAGGGGCACTGGTTGTTTCTGTAGGGGGTGGTGGGCTCCTGGCTGGGCTAGCTGAAGGGCTGAAGAAGGTGGGCTGGTCTGATATTCCCATAATTGCAATGGAGACTAAAGGGGCCCACTGTTTGAATGCAGCTCTTGAAGCAGGAAAACCCATCAGCCTTCCAGATATTACCAG TGTTGCCAAGTGTCTCGGTGCCAAGACAGTATGTGACAGAGCCTTTGAGTGTACAAGGGAGCACAACGTTATTTCCATTACTGTTGATGACAGAGAAGCCATACGGGCTGTGGAAATGTTTTTGG ATGATGAGTTAATTTTTGTGGAGCCTGCATGTGGAGCTGCCCTTGCTGCTGTCTATTCAGGACATATCCAACGCCTGCAGCAGGAGGGAATCTTGAAGACACCCCTTGACCCCATTGTGATGGTAGTGTGTGGAGGCAGTTCGATCAGCATTTCTCAGCTAAAACACTTCAAATCCCAGCTGAATATGAATTGA